One window from the genome of Andrena cerasifolii isolate SP2316 chromosome 3, iyAndCera1_principal, whole genome shotgun sequence encodes:
- the LOC143367286 gene encoding A disintegrin and metalloproteinase with thrombospondin motifs 7-like produces MNGYQALLTFLGILVTAGSDLSTKYSRGPGNVYHGRYTRDLHQPEFLIPRRVLGDGSFNTYSLPNYYDRRELNERRKRSTEADKLHLVLPFNGIEHHVELTPYHEFISPDMVIETRGAGLRTNFNEAVRFKRAPDRQCHYRGIIRGHRASRAALSLCDGVVGYVHTNQGRYFIEPALESEPEQDGQHVHVAYKRNAPHEEDGHDNSSMKHCETDGTWEAAWAEELARREKRLIEEGNPVAEKRARPAKAASSIHSVHRYIEIGLVADRKFLDYHNNTNYEQFLLAVMNMVADYYHDVTVGNQIDVVLVRMIYLEKEKEEIDLTISPQASETLASFANWAMRTNPADHDHPNHYDVGVLVTRHDICSKKSGCSLTGLAYLAAACDPAKAASINEESGLLLGVVIAHEVGHVMGSSHDDAKDANAGCQPHDKDGSYFIMSPIVALHTIRWSPCSRAYITNLLDSGLGDCLNDNPKNPSEKLKLPNMLPGAMYDGDYQCNLVFPGSKVCPTSKADCDRLWCTKDPPDTGCRTLGATVADGTKCGENKWCIHLKCVEKGSRPAAVNGGWGAWGPLSACSRTCGGGIKVSERECDKPIPANGGRYCLGERRKITFCNTAPCDVTAPSFRSVQCSMYDKIQVLTDGLHTWRAYMSPNHDPCVLFCSDEKYLVSRVAPLVNDSTPCRAGTNDVCISGGCRKVGCDWVLDSPAIEDKCGVCKGDGKRCKLVEGHFTEKNVKEAFKKIVSIPKDARQIHIWEDAVHKNFLTVKLEKNNSYCLNGKMFEDRSADYLCADFLIVYLHPEPHKEEILIKGPISEDIRIEYAFMDPDVNVGVHYSYATVSDDPSYVPKYLWDFLEWSDCNAMCGGGTKISEASCIEQNGGAVSPGYCKGMPKPEPKSRTCNTDPCPAKWRVSQWSKCSACDNNKGSRHRKVQCVRPAARFGEDDVQANLDACKGRVPRQKEDCIGKRPCKKTCPKKARNVNAEPEAEKEKQWTSVEDQAKMIDRFVDLNLARYLEKAHGMSREDDELARASGAADFRQLLRDWSTIENKKKRRDCIPVNLTLPKPGSIAVDSVPIESVVVVEAPIMTEGLQMNISDRAYQETGDVVRGGLDTTHEKVYRGEAAVKKLDEIRIKNKYTNATYVPPSKEENYSYDRLSSIVDAVDQ; encoded by the exons ATGAACGGATACCAAGCACTTCTGACGTTCCTCGGCATCCTCGTGACCGCGGGCAGCGACCTGTCGACCAAATACAGCCGTGGACCCGGAAACGTATACCATGGTAG GTACACGAGAGACCTCCACCAGCCGGAATTCCTGATACCGAGACGAGTGCTCGGGGATGGAAGCTTCAACACGTACTCCCTGCCCAACTACTACGACCGGCGGGAGCTGAACGAGCGCAGAAAGAGGTCGACCGAGGCCGATAAATTACACCTGGTGCTGCCTTTCAACGGGATCGAGCACCACGTCGAGCTCACTCCGTACCACGAATTCATCTCGCCCGACATGGTGATCGAGACGCGCGGCGCCGGCCTAAGGACCAACTTCAACGAGGCGGTGCGATTTAAAAGGGCCCCGGACCGGCAGTGCCATTATCGAGGCATCATCAGGGGCCACCGCGCGTCCAGGGCTGCCCTTTCTCTGTGCGATGGCGTG GTCGGCTACGTGCACACTAATCAGGGTCGGTACTTCATCGAGCCGGCACTCGAATCCGAGCCGGAACAGGATGGCCAGCATGTTCACGTCGCTTACAAACGGAACGCCCCGCACGAGGAAGATGGCCATGACAATTCATCCATGAAACATTGCGAAACTGACG GTACCTGGGAGGCTGCGTGGGCGGAAGAGTTGGCGAGACGAGAGAAACGGCTAATAGAGGAGGGTAATCCTGTGGCAGAGAAGCGGGCGAGGCCGGCCAAAGCCGCTTCTAGTATCCACAGCGTACATCGGTACATCGAGATCGGTTTAGTCGCCGACAGAAAGTTCCTCGACTATCACAACAACACCAACTACGAGCAGTTTCTGCTGGCGGTGATGAACATGGTCGCGGACTATTACCACGACGTAACGGTCGGCAATCAAATAGACGTGGTGCTGGTTCGCATGATCTATctggagaaggagaaggaagaG ATAGATTTGACAATCAGTCCCCAAGCCTCCGAAACGTTGGCTAGCTTCGCTAACTGGGCCATGAGGACGAACCCGGCAGACCATGATCACCCCAATCACTACGACGTAGGTGTACTCGTGACGAG ACATGACATTTGTTCGAAGAAATCGGGCTGCAGCCTGACGGGTTTGGCATACTTAGCTGCGGCGTGCGATCCCGCGAAAGCAGCCAGCATCAACGAGGAGAGTGGTCTGCTGCTCGGAGTCGTAATTGCCCACGAAGTTGGTCACGT GATGGGCAGCTCTCACGACGATGCTAAGGATGCCAACGCCGGCTGCCAGCCCCACGATAAGGATGGGAGTTACTTCATCATGTCTCCTATTGTCGCTCTTCACACGATCAGGTGGTCACCTTGCAGTCGAGCGTATATAACCAACTTACTCGA TTCAGGTCTGGGCGATTGCCTGAACGACAACCCGAAGAATCCATCGGAGAAGTTGAAGCTGCCGAACATGCTGCCTGGCGCGATGTACGACGGGGATTATCAGTGCAACCTGGTATTCCCTGGATCTAAAGTCTGTCCGACTTCTAAG GCGGATTGCGACAGGCTCTGGTGCACGAAAGACCCGCCTGACACTGGCTGCAGGACTCTTGGAGCCACTGTGGCGGATGGAACAAAATGTGGCGAGAACAAA TGGTGCATTCACCTGAAATGCGTGGAGAAGGGCAGTCGACCAGCTGCGGTAAACGGCGGTTGGGGTGCATGGGGTCCCTTGTCGGCTTGCAGCAGAACTTGCGGCGGTGGCATAAAAGTTTCTGAGAGGGAGTGCGACAAACCGATACCCGCCAATGGAGGTAGATATTGCCTCGGCGAGAGGAGGAAGATAACCTTTTGCAACACTGCG CCCTGCGATGTGACCGCACCATCGTTCCGCAGCGTCCAATGCTCCATGTACGATAAAATTCAGGTGTTGACGGACGGACTTCATACGTGGCGAGCTTATATGTCCCCCAATCATGATCCCTGTGTATTATTTTGCTCGGATGAGAAGTATCTCGTATCGAGGGTCGCGCCACTGGTAAACGACTCGACCCCCTGCAGGGCAGGGACCAACGACGTCTGCATCAGCGGCGGATGCAGA AAAGTTGGTTGCGATTGGGTACTGGATTCCCCGGCAATCGAAGACAAGTGTGGGGTCTGCAAGGGCGACGGAAAGAGATGCAAGCTCGTGGAGGGTCATTTCACTGAAAAGAATGTGAAAGAAG CCTTTAAGAAAATAGTGTCGATTCCTAAGGATGCTCGTCAGATACATATATGGGAAGACGCGGTACACAAGAACTTCTTGACTGTCAAATTAGAGAAGAACAACAGCTACTGTTTAAACGGTAAAAT GTTTGAAGACAGAAGCGCCGATTACCTGTGCGCAGACTTTCTCATCGTGTATCTGCACCCCGAGCCCCACAAGGAAGAGATTCTAATAAAGGGGCCCATATCCGAAGACATTCGAATAGAA TACGCTTTCATGGATCCGGATGTTAATGTCGGGGTGCATTATTCGTACGCCACGGTGTCGGATGATCCGTCATATGTGCCGAAATACCTATGGGATTTCTTGGAGTGGTCCGACTGTAACGCTATGTGCGGTGGCGGTACAAAG ATCTCCGAGGCGTCCTGTATCGAGCAGAATGGTGGAGCAGTTAGTCCTGGTTACTGTAAAGGTATGCCGAAGCCAGAGCCGAAGTCTCGGACTTGCAACACCGACCCTTGCCCTGCGAA GTGGCGAGTGAGTCAGTGGAGCAAATGCAGCGCCTGCGACAACAACAAGGGATCGAGACACCGCAAGGTGCAGTGCGTTAGGCCTGCCGCGCGCTTCGGCGAAGACGACGTCCAAGCGAACTTGGACGCGTGCAAAGGTCGCGTGCCAAGGCAGAAGGAAGATTGCATCG GCAAGAGACCGTGCAAGAAGACCTGCCCAAAAAAGGCGCGAAACGTGAACGCGGAGCCCGAGGCCGAAAAGGAAAAGCAGTGGACGTCGGTGGAGGACCAGGCCAAGATGATCGACAGGTTCGTGGATCTGAACCTGGCGCGTTACCTGGAGAAGGCTCACGGGATGTCGCGGGAGGATGACGAGCTGGCAAGAGCGAGCGGCGCGGCGGACTTTCGGCAGCTTCTTCGCGACTGGTCGACCATCGAGAATAAGAAGAAGCGCAGAGACTGCATCCCCGTGAATCTCACCCTGCCGAAGCCAGGCTCGATCGCCGTGGATTCGGTTCCCATCGAGAGTGTCGTCGTGGTGGAAGCTCCCATCATGACCGAGGGTCTCCAGATGAATATTTCGGACAGGGCGTATCAGGAAACCGGGGATGTCGTCCGCGGCGGCCTCGACACCACCCACGAGAAGGTATATAGGGGTGAGGCTGCTGTCAAAAAGCTGGACGAGATACGCATCAAGAATAAATATACTAACGCGACCTACGTGCCACCTTCCAAAGAAGAGAATTACTCGTACGATCGCCTGAGCAGCATCGTGGATGCCGTGGACCAGTGA